The Cyclopterus lumpus isolate fCycLum1 chromosome 12, fCycLum1.pri, whole genome shotgun sequence genome window below encodes:
- the crata gene encoding carnitine O-acetyltransferase gives MWGICSRTMVKVGMAKPCGLMKPCHLVKPVSVTRVSGRYLTHQKGLPSLPVPPLQQTCERYISALEPIVEVDELKHTKELVDEFQKAGGVGERLQRGLEKRARSTENWLSEWWVQVAYLDYRLPVVVHSSPGLVLPRMNFSDKQGQIRFAAKLIAGVLDFKMMIDNETLPVEYMGGKSLCMNQYYEVLSSCRVPGLKRDSVVNHAKRSTPPKHIAVVHNLQFYVLEVYNSDGTPLTADEFCVQLERICSSSLQTDMEPVGILTTQHRDAWGRAYVTLTQDKTNKESVSAIQRSIFTLCLDGAMPQVSDETYRSYAAIQMLHGGGSQWNSGNRWFDKTLQFIIGEDGTCGANYEHAPAEGPPIVALIDHVVEYTRKPDITSTPMVPLPMPQKLHFNITPEIKKDIEKAQHAMNILAQDLDMRVMVFGHFGKNVPKTHKMSPDAFIQMALQLAYYRMYQCCCATYESASQRMFRLGRTDTIRSASSASATFVKAFDDPSKQNIEKVDLMVKAVNAHRSYTTMAISGQAIDRHLLGLKMVAVEENLSIPDIYTDTTYAKALHYKLSTSQVPSKTDCIMCFGPIVPDGYGVCYNPMNDHINFAVSSFNTCKDTNAAHLAQAVEGALLDMRTLLEQSPRAKL, from the exons GTAAAGGTGGGGATGGCGAAACCCTGTGGCTTAATGAAACCCTGTCACTTGGTGAAGCCTGTGTCAGTGACTCGGGTCTCTGGCAGATACCTGACCCACCAGAAGGGACTGCCCAGTCTGCCTGTCCCCCCTCTGCAGCAGACATGTGAGCGATATATCAGTGCCCTGGAGCccattgtggaggtggatgagCTGAAGCACACTAAAGAGCTGGTGGACGAGTTTCAGAAGGCAGGAGGGGTCGGAGAGAGACTTCAAAGAGGCCTGGAAAAGAGAGCACGGAGCACTGAGAACTGG TTGTCAGAGTGGTGGGTGCAGGTTGCTTATCTCGATTACCGGTTGCCTGTGGTGGTTCATTCAAGTCCTGGGTTGGTCTTGCCCCGCATGAACTTCAGTGATAAGCAGGGACAGATAAG ATTTGCTGCCAAACTGATAGCAGGTGTTTTGGACTTCAAGATGATGATTGACAA TGAGACACTACCTGTGGAATATATGGGAGGGAAGTCTCTGTGTATGAATCAATACTACGAAGTGCTGTCTTCCTGCCGCGTGCCTGGTCTGAAGAGAGACTCTGTGGTGAACCACGCCAAGAGATCCACGCCCCCTAAACACATTGCTGTAGTCCACAACCTTCAG TTTTATGTGTTGGAGGTGTACAACAGTGATGGGACTCCGTTGACAGCTGATGAGTTCTGTGTTCAGCTGGAGAGGATCTGTAGCTCTTCACTACAGACCGACATGGAGCCTGTCGGCATCCTAACCACCCAGCACCGTGACGCTTGGGGCAGGGCCTACGTCACCCTCACCCAGG ATAAGACCAACAAAGAATCTGTGTCCGCTATCCAAAGGAGCATCTTCACTTTGTGTCTGGATGGAGCGATGCCTCAAGTATCCGATGAGACGTACCGCAGCTATGCTGCTATACAGATGCTGCATGGAGGAGGCAGCCAGTGGAACAGTGGCAACCGCTGGTTTGACAAGACGCTGCAG TTTATTATTGGAGAAGACGGGACATGTGGCGCTAACTACGAGCACGCCCCAGCTGAGGGCCCACCTATAGTGGCCTTGATAGACCACGTTGTAGAATACAC GAGGAAGCCAGATATTACTTCTACTCCCATGGTGCCTTTGCCTATGCCCCAGAAACTGCACTTCAACATTACACCTGAGATCAAGAAGGATATTGAGAAGGCCCAGCACGCCATGAACAT ACTGGCCCAAGACCTGGATATGAGGGTCATGGTATTTGGCCACTTTGGGAAAAATGTCCCAAAGACCCACAAGATGAGCCCTGATGCTTTCATACAGATGGCGCTACAACTGGCTTACTACAG GATGTACCAGTGCTGCTGTGCCACGTATGAAAGTGCCTCCCAGCGTATGTTCAGACTGGGCCGTACGGATACAATCCGATCAGCCTCAAGTGCCTCAGCTACCTTTGTCAAGGCCTTCGATGACCCCAGCAAGCAG AACATAGAGAAAGTTGATCTAATGGTGAAAGCTGTAAACGCACACAGGTCATACACTACCATG GCGATCAGTGGCCAGGCCATAGACAGACATCTCCTGGGCCTTAAAATGGTGGCTGTTGAGGAGAACCTCTCCATACCTGATATCTATACTGACACCACCTACGCCAAAGCTTTACACTACAAGTTATCTACAAGTCAG GTACCTTCTAAGACGGACTGCATCATGTGTTTCGGCCCGATTGTACCCGACGGCTACGGTGTGTGCTACAATCCTATGAACGATCACATCAACTTTGCAGTGTCGTCTTTCAACACCTGTAAAGACACAAATGCAGCACATTTGGCCCAGGCTGTGGAGGGGGCCCTGTTGGACATGAGGACACTGCTGGAACAATCACCAAGAGCCAAACTGTGA